From endosymbiont of Galathealinum brachiosum, one genomic window encodes:
- a CDS encoding permease yields MGDLIQQLGQNIWAVYLDTAIWLLFGLIAAGLVKAYVPEDAMKRWLGGSGFSAVGRAALFGAPVPLCSCSVLPAAIGLHRAGASKEATVSFLISTPETSIDSVAVTYALMGPVMAIYRPVSALVSAIVTGMMVAFVKDEDIKQSTHTVDINKDDGSCSAESDVSSCCSSADSEQSTCCESSLKHENDGKLKRALRYAATDLLDDISSWMAFGIVFAGIMMTLIPDGWLAQWGQGLTAMLVMLLVGIPMYICAVASTPVAAGLLVAGVSPGAVLVFLLVGPATNIAGIMLVKKELGNRVTMIYLAGISIVSLVMGLLLEWGLSSFSLQIDTSLLHQHNFMPYELSLAGAILLLALIIPKIRNTLIPFFSK; encoded by the coding sequence ATGGGTGATTTAATTCAACAGCTTGGTCAAAATATCTGGGCGGTCTATCTTGATACCGCAATCTGGCTGTTGTTTGGTTTAATAGCCGCGGGCCTGGTAAAAGCCTATGTGCCTGAAGATGCCATGAAAAGGTGGCTGGGCGGGTCAGGTTTCTCAGCCGTGGGGCGTGCAGCCCTGTTTGGTGCGCCTGTACCACTTTGTTCCTGCAGTGTTTTACCCGCGGCTATTGGACTGCATCGAGCTGGAGCATCAAAAGAAGCGACAGTCTCTTTTTTAATTTCTACACCTGAAACCAGTATCGATTCTGTTGCGGTTACTTATGCTTTAATGGGGCCAGTCATGGCAATTTACAGGCCTGTTTCTGCTTTAGTCAGTGCTATTGTGACAGGCATGATGGTGGCATTTGTAAAGGATGAAGATATTAAGCAATCAACCCATACAGTTGATATTAATAAAGATGATGGTAGTTGTAGCGCTGAGTCAGATGTGAGTTCGTGCTGTTCATCTGCTGATAGTGAGCAAAGTACTTGCTGTGAATCATCCCTTAAACATGAAAATGATGGAAAGTTAAAGCGGGCGTTGCGTTATGCTGCAACCGATTTACTGGATGATATATCCAGCTGGATGGCATTTGGTATTGTATTTGCCGGTATTATGATGACGCTTATTCCTGATGGCTGGCTGGCTCAATGGGGGCAGGGCTTAACGGCTATGTTAGTGATGTTACTGGTCGGAATTCCTATGTATATATGTGCAGTTGCATCGACACCCGTTGCTGCAGGTTTGTTAGTGGCGGGAGTTTCCCCCGGTGCAGTGCTGGTGTTTCTTCTGGTGGGGCCGGCTACAAATATTGCAGGAATAATGCTGGTTAAAAAAGAGCTGGGAAATAGAGTGACAATGATATATTTAGCGGGTATCTCTATTGTTAGTTTAGTTATGGGGCTGTTACTGGAATGGGGTTTATCAAGTTTTAGTCTGCAGATAGATACCAGCTTACTGCATCAGCATAATTTTATGCCCTATGAGTTGAGTCTGGCAGGAGCTATTTTATTACTCGCGTTAATCATCCCTAAAATTCGAAATACACTGATCCCTTTTTTTTCTAAATAG
- a CDS encoding glutathione S-transferase — protein MKLHGLEISGNTYKVKLLLHLLDIKYHFIEIDIEHKQHKSDEFLQLNPRGEFPVLEDESIVIWDSQAILIYIARKYGLKHNENHWYPDNATELAYITQWLTVANDEIFHTLGKARSILKFGYDGDLVLYQKQGKKVLKWLNRHLNNNQWLATDKPSIADIACYPYVALCEEGDISLNNYPAIHNWFERIQQLKGYTNMPGL, from the coding sequence ATAAAACTACATGGCCTTGAAATATCAGGTAATACTTACAAAGTTAAACTATTACTGCACCTGCTAGACATTAAATATCATTTTATCGAAATTGATATAGAACATAAACAACATAAGAGTGATGAATTTCTTCAACTAAACCCTCGGGGTGAATTTCCTGTACTTGAAGATGAATCAATCGTGATCTGGGATTCACAGGCAATACTTATTTACATTGCTCGTAAATACGGTTTAAAACATAATGAAAACCACTGGTATCCCGATAACGCCACAGAGCTGGCTTACATCACACAATGGCTAACTGTAGCTAATGATGAAATTTTTCATACTTTGGGAAAAGCACGATCTATACTTAAATTTGGTTACGATGGAGATCTGGTGTTATATCAAAAACAGGGAAAAAAAGTTTTAAAATGGCTAAACAGGCACCTTAACAATAATCAGTGGTTAGCAACAGACAAACCAAGTATCGCCGATATTGCATGTTATCCATATGTCGCATTATGCGAAGAAGGTGATATCTCTCTTAATAATTACCCTGCAATTCATAACTGGTTCGAACGCATACAACAACTAAAAGGCTACACGAACATGCCAGGACTGTGA
- a CDS encoding DUF1015 domain-containing protein, giving the protein MPLIRPFAGLRPVPERVEDVTAPPYDVLNSAEARERAAGKPMSFLHISKAEIDLAEDIDPYDPAVYAKAAENLKKLVDDGVLIREDQPRYYVYRLKMGDIVQTGLVAAASVKHYDTNRIRKHEFTRPAKENDRVAQIEALNAQTGPVLLAYKSDNEIDGLLNQVAEGAPLYDLVADDGIGHTFWIVEDQAITDKLSAGFDAMDAIYIADGHHRSASASRVAKTKGGSDDDMSHYFLSVIFPHKQMKIFDYNRVVTDLNGLSKDDFLAKVRECFDCEKESAPVKPAKSNEFGLYLDGEWYRLNINPELVSDDPVARLDVSLLADNLLGPVLNITDPRTDPRIDFVGGIRGLEGLEKRVDSGEMAAAFSMYATSMEDLMSVADANEVMPPKSTWFEPKLADGLVSHVLD; this is encoded by the coding sequence ATGCCTTTAATTCGACCTTTTGCCGGTTTACGCCCTGTTCCTGAACGCGTAGAAGATGTCACGGCCCCCCCCTACGATGTATTAAATAGTGCAGAGGCACGTGAGCGCGCTGCGGGTAAACCGATGAGTTTTCTGCATATATCAAAGGCTGAGATTGATTTGGCAGAAGATATAGATCCATATGATCCTGCTGTATATGCCAAAGCAGCGGAAAACTTGAAGAAGCTGGTTGATGATGGTGTTTTGATTCGTGAAGACCAGCCACGATATTATGTTTATCGCTTAAAAATGGGTGATATTGTGCAAACCGGGTTAGTAGCTGCTGCATCGGTAAAACATTACGATACGAATCGAATTCGTAAACATGAGTTTACCCGCCCAGCAAAAGAAAATGACCGTGTTGCACAGATTGAGGCATTGAATGCGCAAACCGGGCCGGTATTGCTGGCGTATAAGTCTGATAATGAAATTGATGGTTTGTTAAATCAGGTGGCTGAAGGTGCACCACTTTATGATCTGGTTGCTGATGACGGTATAGGCCATACATTCTGGATAGTTGAAGATCAGGCGATTACAGATAAATTATCAGCTGGCTTTGATGCAATGGATGCTATTTACATTGCGGATGGTCATCATCGCTCTGCATCAGCATCACGAGTGGCTAAAACAAAGGGTGGCTCCGATGATGATATGAGTCATTACTTCCTGTCTGTTATTTTTCCTCACAAACAAATGAAAATTTTTGACTATAACCGTGTAGTCACTGACCTTAATGGTTTATCTAAAGATGATTTTTTAGCTAAGGTTAGAGAATGCTTTGATTGTGAGAAAGAATCAGCACCGGTTAAACCTGCAAAATCAAATGAGTTTGGACTGTATTTAGATGGTGAATGGTACAGACTGAATATTAATCCTGAGCTAGTATCTGATGATCCTGTGGCGAGACTGGATGTGAGTCTATTGGCAGATAATCTGCTTGGCCCTGTATTAAATATAACCGACCCGCGCACAGATCCCAGAATTGATTTTGTAGGTGGTATTCGAGGTCTGGAAGGTTTAGAGAAGCGGGTTGATAGTGGTGAAATGGCCGCTGCATTCTCTATGTACGCTACGAGCATGGAAGATCTTATGTCAGTTGCAGATGCAAATGAAGTGATGCCACCCAAGTCAACCTGGTTTGAGCCTAAACTGGCTGATGGTCTGGTTTCTCACGTACTGGATTGA
- a CDS encoding type III effector — MKNFLLQITSNPENNSFENTITTIDQNYDFSPCEFNNGDLLNAENQNNGSCKIFAFARLQNLTEPQTLHCFGDYYRKDVLENPDNTDHQNIRNFIKTGWSGISFDSNPLTEK, encoded by the coding sequence ATGAAAAACTTCCTTTTACAAATTACCAGCAACCCTGAAAACAACAGCTTTGAAAACACCATAACTACCATAGATCAGAACTATGATTTCTCACCCTGTGAATTCAATAATGGCGATCTACTTAATGCTGAAAATCAAAATAATGGCTCCTGTAAAATATTTGCTTTTGCCCGTTTACAAAACTTAACCGAGCCACAAACCCTGCACTGTTTTGGCGACTATTATAGAAAAGACGTGCTTGAAAACCCTGATAATACTGATCATCAGAATATTCGCAATTTCATCAAAACAGGCTGGTCTGGCATTTCATTTGACTCAAACCCACTAACTGAAAAGTAA
- a CDS encoding EamA family transporter — translation MLATSVNQTKYHKLIIASAFIAVILIWSTTPITIKWSGEGVSYLFGIVMRMSIGTLLASFLVYLKYKKLALDKSACKVYFASAVAIFGGMMPVYWGAQYISSGLISVVFGLSPIVTGYLAWRFIHEQSFNLLKILGAIAGLSGLVIIFYKGISTGEDYILGIIAVLVAVVLHSASAVWIKSIKTDVPPLSLVAGGLLFSMPLFLTVYLVFAPPLPEVIPLKAIWSIVYLGIVGSVIGFVSYYYLLKHLPASSVALITLVTPVAALWIGNVVNNELISFEVYAGTAFVLIGLALHQGEDILSKRLWIKRKKHYG, via the coding sequence ATGTTAGCAACAAGCGTAAACCAGACTAAATATCATAAATTAATAATTGCCTCAGCATTTATTGCGGTGATTCTTATCTGGTCAACTACACCAATTACAATAAAGTGGAGTGGGGAAGGTGTTAGTTACCTGTTTGGGATTGTTATGCGTATGAGTATAGGCACCTTGCTGGCAAGTTTTCTTGTATATCTGAAGTATAAAAAACTGGCACTGGATAAGTCTGCCTGTAAAGTTTATTTTGCATCTGCTGTAGCAATTTTCGGAGGCATGATGCCCGTTTATTGGGGGGCGCAATATATATCATCTGGTCTGATATCTGTGGTATTTGGTTTGTCACCCATTGTTACCGGTTATCTCGCGTGGCGTTTTATACATGAGCAAAGTTTCAACCTGTTAAAGATATTAGGTGCGATAGCTGGATTGAGTGGTCTGGTTATAATTTTTTATAAGGGTATTTCTACGGGTGAAGATTACATTTTGGGTATTATTGCTGTATTAGTTGCAGTGGTGCTCCACTCTGCAAGTGCAGTGTGGATAAAAAGCATTAAAACAGATGTGCCCCCCTTGTCGTTGGTTGCAGGTGGATTATTGTTTTCTATGCCATTATTTTTGACCGTGTATCTGGTATTTGCACCACCACTTCCGGAGGTGATTCCGTTAAAAGCGATATGGTCTATTGTTTATTTAGGTATAGTGGGTTCAGTTATTGGTTTTGTTAGTTACTATTACCTGCTAAAACACCTGCCCGCTTCTAGCGTGGCACTGATTACTCTGGTTACACCGGTCGCTGCTTTATGGATAGGCAATGTGGTAAATAATGAGCTAATAAGTTTTGAGGTTTATGCTGGCACAGCATTTGTTCTGATTGGTTTAGCATTGCACCAGGGGGAGGATATACTGTCAAAAAGATTATGGATAAAGCGAAAAAAACATTATGGCTGA
- a CDS encoding MarR family transcriptional regulator has product MFEKCIYFNTNALARQINKIWDDAFKPFGLSPSHAYVLRVVLDQPGISMKQISEELELAPSTVTRFVDSLINKDFLKRVSNDDDKRGTQIFPTQQSKKIHRKLENTGQALYANMNEVIGKKAFAELVTDMRTTRKQL; this is encoded by the coding sequence ATGTTTGAAAAATGCATCTACTTCAATACCAATGCCCTTGCACGTCAGATAAATAAAATCTGGGATGATGCATTTAAACCCTTTGGTCTTTCTCCATCACACGCTTATGTACTTCGAGTTGTTTTAGACCAACCCGGAATTTCAATGAAACAGATCTCTGAAGAACTTGAATTAGCCCCTTCTACGGTCACCCGGTTTGTAGATAGCCTTATAAATAAAGACTTTTTGAAACGCGTATCCAATGATGACGACAAAAGGGGCACGCAAATCTTTCCTACTCAGCAATCGAAAAAAATTCACAGAAAACTGGAAAATACCGGCCAGGCGCTCTATGCCAATATGAATGAAGTTATTGGTAAAAAAGCCTTTGCTGAACTCGTAACGGACATGAGAACAACCCGTAAACAGCTATAA
- a CDS encoding U32 family peptidase, with amino-acid sequence MKQTELLSPAGTLKNMRYAFAYGADAVYAGQPRYSLRVRNNDFMEENLAIGIQEAHDLGKKFYLTSNLMPHNSKIKSYVKDMEPIIQMKPDALIMADPGLIMMVRERWPEMPVHLSVQANTVNYAAVKFWKSVGVERIILSRELSLDEIKEIRQECPEMELEVFVHGALCIAYSGRCLLSGYFNHRDPNQGSCTNACRWDYKASDSEKNAEGVYKPTSSSGQDIISDNEYKPKEIPEQTIKFSDMGDARNPKADEVMFLEEANRPGEMMPVEEDEHGTYIMNSKDLRAVEHVKQLVDIGIDSLKIEGRTKSHYYVARTAQSYKEAIMDASQGKEFNPELLGVLENLANRGYTDGFYQRHHTHEYQNYMQGNSVNRQQQFVGEVTAYNSETGMADIDVKNKMKVGDKLELIKPSGNENIILGSMEDMQGNAMEEAKGGGYKVRIQLDKDMAELGLIARYIDDPIFT; translated from the coding sequence ATGAAACAGACTGAGTTACTTTCACCCGCCGGTACCCTGAAGAACATGCGTTATGCTTTTGCATATGGCGCAGATGCAGTTTATGCAGGTCAACCTCGCTATAGCTTACGCGTACGTAACAATGATTTTATGGAAGAGAATCTGGCCATTGGCATCCAGGAGGCTCACGATCTGGGTAAGAAATTTTACCTGACATCAAACCTGATGCCTCATAACAGTAAAATAAAATCTTACGTAAAAGATATGGAACCGATCATTCAAATGAAACCGGATGCTTTAATAATGGCTGACCCGGGACTAATCATGATGGTAAGAGAACGCTGGCCTGAAATGCCTGTACATTTATCAGTGCAGGCAAACACGGTAAATTATGCCGCAGTGAAATTCTGGAAGTCAGTTGGTGTTGAACGCATTATTTTATCAAGAGAGTTATCACTGGACGAAATAAAAGAAATCAGACAGGAATGCCCGGAAATGGAACTCGAAGTGTTTGTACACGGTGCACTTTGCATTGCTTACTCCGGACGCTGTTTACTTTCAGGATACTTTAATCATCGAGACCCTAATCAGGGCTCCTGTACAAATGCCTGTCGCTGGGATTATAAAGCATCCGATTCAGAAAAAAATGCGGAAGGAGTATACAAACCCACTTCTTCTTCAGGTCAGGATATAATCTCAGATAACGAATACAAACCAAAAGAAATTCCTGAACAAACCATTAAATTTTCAGATATGGGCGATGCTCGAAACCCTAAAGCTGATGAAGTTATGTTTTTAGAAGAGGCCAATCGCCCCGGTGAAATGATGCCGGTAGAAGAAGATGAACACGGCACTTACATCATGAACTCTAAAGATTTACGTGCAGTAGAGCATGTAAAACAACTGGTTGATATTGGTATTGATAGCCTGAAGATTGAAGGCCGAACAAAATCTCATTATTACGTTGCACGCACGGCCCAAAGTTATAAAGAAGCGATTATGGATGCCTCTCAGGGAAAAGAATTTAACCCTGAATTACTCGGTGTACTGGAGAATCTGGCAAACCGTGGTTACACAGATGGTTTCTACCAACGACACCACACCCATGAATATCAAAATTATATGCAGGGTAATTCCGTTAATCGCCAACAACAGTTTGTCGGTGAAGTAACCGCTTATAATAGCGAAACGGGTATGGCCGATATAGACGTAAAAAATAAAATGAAGGTGGGTGACAAACTGGAATTAATAAAACCATCAGGTAATGAAAATATCATTCTGGGTAGCATGGAAGATATGCAGGGCAATGCAATGGAAGAAGCCAAAGGCGGTGGTTATAAAGTTCGCATTCAACTGGACAAAGATATGGCAGAGCTTGGCTTAATTGCGCGTTATATAGACGACCCCATCTTTACTTAA
- a CDS encoding class GN sortase — MKNIPGKPYIIIFLFIPGCWFIAQGTYVHVKAFVAQQLLEQAWSNVKSGKTKSKPWPWADTWPIARLKVPRLDIDLIVLAGDSGRTLAFGPGHNFASVMPGVKGNSLISAHRDTHFNFLKYLKPDDNIVIDTAQSDNIIFKVISTKIVEMDNARFLNDQSGEYIHLVTCYPFDSIVPGGSQRYIVSARASSS, encoded by the coding sequence ATGAAAAACATACCCGGAAAACCATATATAATTATATTTTTATTTATACCCGGATGCTGGTTCATTGCTCAGGGAACCTATGTTCATGTAAAAGCATTTGTTGCTCAGCAATTACTTGAACAGGCGTGGAGTAATGTAAAATCAGGAAAAACAAAAAGCAAACCATGGCCATGGGCTGACACCTGGCCAATTGCCCGCCTTAAGGTGCCCCGATTAGATATTGATTTAATCGTACTAGCCGGAGATAGCGGTCGAACACTTGCTTTCGGTCCAGGCCATAATTTTGCTTCTGTAATGCCCGGTGTCAAAGGTAACAGTTTGATCAGTGCTCATCGTGATACTCATTTTAATTTTTTAAAATATCTAAAACCTGATGACAATATCGTCATAGATACAGCTCAATCTGACAATATAATTTTTAAAGTTATTTCTACAAAAATTGTAGAAATGGATAATGCACGTTTTTTAAATGACCAGTCAGGTGAATATATACATCTAGTTACCTGCTATCCGTTTGATTCTATCGTACCTGGTGGCTCACAACGTTATATCGTTTCGGCCAGAGCAAGTTCAAGTTAA
- a CDS encoding alanine--glyoxylate aminotransferase yields MSITSFLPPVRTLMGPGPSDVHPRISSAMARPTIGHLDPLFVGMMDEVKSLLQYAFQTKNELTIPVSAPGSAGMETCFMNLVEAGDKVVVCQNGVFGGRMKENVERLGATAIMVEDEWGKAVDCNKVEEALKANPDTKILAFVHAETSTGAVSDAKTLCEIARKHDCLTIVDAVTSLGGSELRVDDWGIDAIYSGTQKCLSCTPGISPVSFSKKATDVITSRKTKVNSWFLDMNLVMGYWGANTKRAYHHTAPVNALYALHESLVMLQDEGLENSWARHAKNHQALRAGLEAMGLSFIVDEADRLAQLNSVTIPDGVDEAAVRGQLLNEFNLEIGAGLGALAGKVWRIGLMGHSSRAENIILCLSALEAVLGDAVKQGVAVAAAQEILGA; encoded by the coding sequence ATGAGCATTACATCATTTTTACCCCCTGTACGTACTTTAATGGGCCCGGGCCCTTCAGATGTACACCCTCGCATCTCTAGCGCTATGGCACGCCCTACCATTGGTCACCTTGACCCTTTATTTGTAGGCATGATGGATGAAGTGAAAAGCTTACTGCAATATGCTTTTCAGACAAAAAATGAGCTCACTATCCCGGTATCAGCACCGGGTTCTGCCGGCATGGAAACCTGCTTTATGAATCTGGTTGAAGCTGGAGACAAGGTTGTAGTTTGCCAGAATGGCGTATTTGGCGGTCGCATGAAAGAAAATGTCGAACGTCTTGGTGCAACCGCTATTATGGTTGAGGACGAATGGGGCAAAGCCGTTGACTGCAATAAAGTTGAAGAAGCATTAAAAGCCAACCCTGATACAAAAATCCTGGCTTTTGTACACGCTGAAACATCAACTGGGGCTGTATCTGATGCAAAAACATTATGCGAAATAGCCAGAAAACACGACTGTTTGACCATTGTTGATGCAGTTACATCTCTGGGTGGTTCAGAGCTACGTGTTGATGACTGGGGTATTGATGCTATTTACTCTGGCACACAAAAATGCCTTTCATGCACACCGGGCATATCTCCAGTCAGCTTTAGCAAAAAAGCAACTGACGTTATTACCTCTCGCAAAACTAAAGTTAATAGCTGGTTCCTTGATATGAATCTGGTTATGGGTTATTGGGGTGCCAACACAAAGCGCGCTTATCACCATACCGCTCCTGTTAATGCACTTTATGCATTACATGAATCACTCGTTATGCTGCAGGATGAAGGTCTGGAAAACTCCTGGGCACGTCATGCAAAGAATCATCAGGCACTTCGTGCCGGTCTTGAAGCAATGGGATTAAGTTTTATTGTTGATGAAGCAGATCGTTTAGCGCAACTAAACTCTGTAACCATACCAGACGGTGTTGATGAAGCAGCTGTTCGTGGCCAGTTACTAAATGAGTTTAATTTAGAAATTGGCGCTGGCTTGGGCGCACTTGCCGGTAAGGTTTGGCGCATTGGTTTAATGGGGCACAGTAGCCGTGCTGAAAACATCATACTTTGTTTAAGCGCACTTGAAGCTGTTTTAGGTGATGCGGTTAAACAGGGTGTTGCTGTTGCTGCTGCACAGGAAATTCTTGGCGCTTAA
- a CDS encoding multifunctional CCA addition/repair protein, whose amino-acid sequence MKIYLVGGAVRDELLDYPFIERDWVVVGATVNEMLELGYQQVGKDFPVFLHPETKDEHALARTERNTAPGYKGFEVHASPDVTLEEDLIRRDLTINAIAKDKAGNLVDPYNGQTDLKEKLLRHVSSAFSEDPVRILRVARFAARYAHLGFSVADETLNLMQKMVSDGEADALVAERVWQEFHKALGERNPEVFIQVLRDCGALKIILPEIDALFGVPQPKEHHPEIDTGIHTLMVLQQAALLSTEASTRFAALCHDLGKALTPQENWPSHHGHEIKGVKPVKQLCKRLRIPNNFNELACITAEFHLHVHRAFEIKKSTLLKTIEKLDGMRKPERYEQFLLACTADIRGRTGYETHPYPQANHYRDALKIIKSVDIQSLKDAGLQGKDMADAIHTARQSALNKQLITPENI is encoded by the coding sequence ATGAAAATTTACCTCGTAGGCGGCGCTGTTCGCGATGAACTTTTAGATTACCCTTTTATAGAAAGAGACTGGGTAGTTGTCGGTGCTACTGTTAATGAAATGCTTGAACTTGGTTATCAGCAAGTTGGCAAAGACTTTCCCGTTTTTCTTCATCCTGAAACAAAAGATGAACACGCACTGGCTCGCACAGAGCGAAATACTGCACCGGGTTATAAAGGTTTTGAAGTTCATGCATCACCGGATGTAACACTTGAAGAAGATTTAATTCGTCGCGACCTCACCATTAATGCAATAGCAAAAGATAAAGCAGGCAATCTGGTAGACCCTTATAACGGTCAGACCGATTTAAAGGAAAAACTTTTACGCCATGTTTCCTCTGCTTTTAGTGAAGACCCTGTGCGCATTTTACGCGTCGCTCGATTTGCTGCACGTTATGCTCATCTGGGTTTTAGCGTTGCAGATGAAACGTTAAACCTAATGCAAAAAATGGTGAGCGATGGTGAAGCAGATGCACTGGTAGCAGAACGTGTCTGGCAGGAATTTCATAAAGCACTCGGTGAACGCAACCCGGAAGTTTTTATACAGGTTCTACGCGACTGTGGTGCACTTAAAATTATTTTACCTGAAATTGATGCATTGTTTGGTGTCCCTCAACCGAAAGAACATCACCCTGAAATTGATACCGGCATTCATACCTTAATGGTATTACAACAGGCAGCATTATTAAGCACAGAAGCATCAACTCGTTTTGCAGCGTTGTGCCATGATCTGGGAAAAGCATTAACACCGCAAGAAAACTGGCCCAGCCATCACGGACATGAGATAAAGGGCGTAAAGCCAGTTAAACAACTTTGCAAACGCTTGCGTATCCCAAATAACTTTAATGAACTGGCATGCATTACCGCAGAATTTCACTTACATGTTCATCGCGCATTTGAAATTAAAAAATCTACATTATTAAAGACTATTGAAAAACTTGATGGCATGAGAAAACCTGAAAGATATGAACAATTTTTACTCGCATGCACGGCTGATATTCGTGGGCGAACCGGTTATGAAACCCACCCCTACCCACAGGCAAATCACTATCGTGATGCTTTAAAAATAATAAAATCAGTTGATATTCAGTCTTTGAAAGATGCAGGGCTGCAGGGAAAAGATATGGCTGATGCTATTCACACTGCCCGACAATCTGCATTAAATAAACAGTTAATAACGCCAGAAAATATTTAA
- a CDS encoding MAPEG family protein: MNLSSELIWLCFITLFTSIMWIPYIINRMYEMGAWPALYNPQPDIRPKAQWAMRMMRAHENAIENLVIFAPLVILIEITGSHSTITEFAVVLYFYARLVHFCAFTFAIPLIRVPAFLTGFSVQVILGLSLLKLT; encoded by the coding sequence ATGAATCTCTCATCTGAATTAATCTGGTTATGCTTTATCACCCTTTTTACATCAATAATGTGGATTCCCTACATTATTAATCGCATGTACGAAATGGGAGCATGGCCGGCACTATATAATCCCCAACCAGATATCCGTCCAAAAGCACAATGGGCCATGCGTATGATGCGTGCCCATGAAAATGCTATAGAAAATCTGGTGATATTTGCTCCATTGGTGATATTGATTGAAATCACCGGATCACATTCCACAATAACCGAATTTGCGGTTGTTCTATATTTCTACGCCCGTCTTGTTCATTTTTGTGCTTTTACCTTTGCTATTCCCCTTATCAGGGTTCCGGCATTTTTAACTGGATTTTCAGTGCAGGTAATTCTTGGCTTAAGCCTTTTAAAGCTTACTTAA
- a CDS encoding DNA alkylation repair protein, whose amino-acid sequence MSMAKARKALKKLADPVKAKHALRFFKTGKGDYGEGDKFIGATMPMLRKLAKEFTRLDIHSLEILLHSKIHEERMLALLILMQQFNFAKKDNDKLQQEFIFNYYLSQTHYINNWDLVDVSCRDIVGGFLLDKNKKQKDILINLSKSDHLWEKRISIVCTWQFIREHKFDYTLRISKILIKDEHDLIHKAVGWMLREVGKKDIQTLMIFLQQHYRKMPRTMLRYAIEKLDKDVRQDILKGHL is encoded by the coding sequence ATGAGCATGGCCAAAGCAAGAAAAGCTCTGAAAAAATTAGCTGATCCTGTAAAAGCAAAACATGCCTTACGTTTTTTTAAAACGGGCAAAGGTGACTACGGGGAAGGTGATAAATTTATTGGTGCTACCATGCCAATGCTTCGAAAACTTGCAAAAGAGTTTACACGTCTTGATATTCATTCGTTAGAAATCTTATTACACTCAAAAATTCACGAAGAACGAATGCTTGCACTACTTATTTTGATGCAGCAATTCAATTTTGCTAAAAAAGATAACGACAAACTACAACAGGAATTTATTTTTAACTACTACCTGTCTCAAACCCATTATATTAACAACTGGGACCTTGTTGATGTTAGCTGCCGTGACATAGTAGGCGGCTTTCTTTTAGACAAAAATAAAAAACAGAAAGATATTCTTATTAATTTATCAAAATCTGATCATCTATGGGAAAAGCGCATCAGCATTGTCTGCACATGGCAATTTATTCGTGAACATAAATTCGACTACACCTTACGTATTAGTAAAATTTTGATAAAAGATGAACACGACTTAATACACAAAGCAGTTGGCTGGATGTTAAGGGAAGTGGGTAAAAAAGACATTCAGACATTAATGATATTTTTACAACAGCATTACAGAAAAATGCCACGAACAATGTTACGTTATGCCATTGAAAAACTAGATAAAGATGTACGGCAGGATATTTTAAAAGGACATCTTTAG